One window from the genome of Pseudanabaena yagii GIHE-NHR1 encodes:
- the smc gene encoding chromosome segregation protein SMC has product MYIKNVELTRFKSFGSTTSIPLLQGFTVVSGPNGSGKSNILDALLFALGLAGSKGMRADRLPDLVNQAHSKKGRMVEASVTVTFALEEAEVTAMQSEGIEIPTAEGQNVGEWTVMRKLRVTTQGTYTSTYYINGTPCNLSELHEQLAKFRIYPEGYNVVLQGDVTGIISMNSRERREIIDELAGVGEFDRKIATAKDKLDDVKTQEERFRIVEQELIANKEKLKGDRVKAEKYKALRLEYERMEASEAVLQKREITYQQSLRNVELVNNREQCGNIENALLELSQVIEMGTVQLNELSDRVHTLGEEEYLSVSSNLSAQQAELRGLQRQQQSLTSSYQNNQNHIVSTQEEIDQLLRESEHLESQKQLKEEAVATAEKARDQQASIVSQYRKEVQAIASASSEWVRQQTQLRQDVDNTQAELDPQKQEQTRIREVLNQRSLQLESQEKELQEIMAGEGRYAVDMLSNQSLEDALRLQEAEVNGAEALVQTLAKNLSEAQLEVQLQNETIDRLNQEQRVKTRQLDKLEAQVQASREMQGTKASQVIIESELSGVYGLVAQLGLVEPRYQLALEICAGGRLGNLVVESDQVAAEAIALLKRERAGRATFLPLNKLQSAKLPSRVEAQKLGAIDYAFNLVTYEEPYRDVFYFVFGNTLVFEHLDQARFHIGKYRMVTLEGEILETSGAMTGGSAPLHTSLHFGNTKPAESSETKQLRDRLLEIDQMLARLNQRLRGALTGIAKYEEQLQAARTTHREAQLKRDRIYEQIERNSRDRSRLQDQIQQTRAAIEIGQAQLNTLDGNIAELEAKLLVKRAELAELEKSGTHTRWLQAQDALQGQEALLNSAEIELRTAKQQLGELENQHKLALEKMAQRQTRLQELRSTQTELINNTAQIQNQIKQTENAIASYQSRLDALEQIIGAAKQERDACERSLRAQQQQQQQQEWQLQKNRERQVELEQQIAQFTEQLEQIELPDIVPEVPEGMTLEQLQLEQRRLLKRIQSMEPVNMMAISEYEATSERLEELSSRLETLNQERTELLIRIENFTTLRQRAFMQAFDAVNGHFKEIFAELSDGDGYLQLENPNAPLSGGLTLVAHPKGKQVQHLSSMSGGEKSLTALSFIFALQRYRPSPFYAFDEVDMFLDGANVERLSKMVRKQANLAQFIVVSLRRPMIEASERTIGVTQARGEHTQVLGLELRSS; this is encoded by the coding sequence TAGTAAAAAGGGGCGGATGGTAGAGGCGAGCGTGACTGTAACCTTTGCTCTAGAGGAAGCAGAAGTCACAGCAATGCAGTCAGAAGGGATCGAAATCCCCACAGCCGAAGGTCAGAATGTGGGGGAATGGACAGTCATGCGGAAGTTACGTGTGACTACACAGGGAACCTATACTTCCACTTATTACATTAATGGAACTCCTTGCAATTTGAGCGAACTTCATGAACAGTTAGCGAAGTTCCGTATTTATCCCGAAGGCTATAACGTTGTACTACAGGGGGACGTTACGGGGATTATTTCCATGAATTCGCGGGAACGTCGGGAAATCATTGATGAATTGGCAGGTGTGGGTGAGTTCGATCGCAAAATTGCTACGGCAAAGGATAAACTCGATGATGTGAAGACTCAAGAAGAGCGATTTCGGATTGTTGAACAGGAATTAATTGCCAACAAAGAAAAACTGAAGGGCGATCGCGTTAAGGCAGAAAAATATAAAGCCCTGCGCCTAGAATATGAACGCATGGAAGCATCGGAGGCAGTTCTGCAAAAGCGCGAGATTACTTATCAACAGTCGCTGCGTAATGTCGAGCTAGTCAATAATCGCGAACAATGCGGCAATATTGAGAATGCCTTGCTTGAACTGTCTCAGGTAATTGAGATGGGGACAGTTCAGCTTAATGAATTGAGCGATCGCGTCCATACCCTCGGCGAAGAAGAATATCTCTCAGTTTCCAGTAATCTATCAGCACAACAGGCGGAATTGCGAGGTCTGCAACGGCAGCAGCAATCTCTGACTAGTTCCTATCAAAATAATCAAAATCACATTGTCAGTACCCAAGAGGAAATCGATCAGCTCCTCCGTGAATCTGAACACTTAGAATCGCAAAAGCAACTTAAAGAAGAAGCAGTAGCTACAGCAGAGAAAGCACGCGATCAACAGGCTTCGATAGTTTCCCAATATCGTAAAGAAGTGCAAGCGATCGCTTCAGCTTCATCGGAATGGGTACGTCAGCAAACACAGTTGCGTCAAGATGTCGATAATACCCAAGCAGAGCTAGATCCCCAAAAGCAAGAACAAACCAGAATTAGAGAAGTCCTCAATCAGCGATCGCTCCAACTGGAATCACAGGAAAAGGAACTCCAAGAAATCATGGCTGGGGAAGGGCGCTATGCTGTGGATATGCTCTCCAATCAGTCTTTAGAAGATGCACTACGTTTACAAGAAGCAGAGGTAAATGGCGCAGAGGCTTTAGTGCAAACCCTTGCCAAAAATCTATCGGAAGCCCAATTAGAAGTACAACTGCAAAATGAAACTATTGATCGCCTCAATCAAGAGCAGCGAGTCAAAACCCGTCAACTGGATAAGCTAGAAGCACAGGTACAGGCAAGCCGTGAGATGCAAGGGACTAAAGCATCGCAGGTCATCATCGAATCTGAGCTATCGGGAGTCTACGGACTGGTTGCCCAGTTGGGACTGGTGGAACCTCGCTATCAGCTAGCTCTCGAAATCTGTGCAGGTGGTCGCCTAGGAAATCTGGTGGTTGAGAGTGATCAGGTTGCGGCGGAAGCGATCGCCTTGCTCAAGCGTGAGCGTGCGGGACGCGCCACATTCTTGCCACTAAACAAGCTGCAATCTGCCAAGTTACCTTCACGGGTAGAAGCCCAAAAATTAGGGGCAATTGATTACGCCTTCAATCTCGTTACCTACGAAGAGCCATATCGTGATGTCTTCTATTTTGTCTTTGGCAATACGCTGGTATTTGAGCATCTCGACCAAGCACGTTTCCATATTGGTAAATATCGGATGGTGACGCTAGAGGGTGAAATTTTAGAAACTTCTGGAGCAATGACGGGCGGTAGTGCTCCCTTACATACCAGCCTTCACTTCGGTAATACTAAGCCTGCGGAGTCTTCAGAAACTAAGCAACTGCGCGATCGCCTTTTGGAAATTGACCAAATGTTAGCGCGATTAAATCAACGCTTGCGCGGCGCTTTGACGGGTATTGCTAAATATGAAGAGCAATTGCAAGCCGCCAGAACCACCCATCGTGAAGCACAACTCAAACGCGATCGCATTTACGAACAAATCGAACGCAACAGTCGCGATCGCTCTCGCCTACAGGATCAAATTCAACAAACCCGTGCTGCCATCGAAATTGGTCAAGCACAGTTAAATACCCTTGATGGCAATATTGCCGAACTAGAAGCCAAGCTACTGGTCAAACGTGCCGAACTTGCGGAATTAGAGAAATCGGGAACTCATACCCGTTGGCTACAGGCTCAAGATGCCTTGCAGGGGCAGGAAGCTTTACTCAACAGTGCGGAAATTGAATTGCGGACTGCTAAACAACAATTGGGTGAGTTAGAAAATCAGCATAAACTTGCATTAGAAAAAATGGCACAACGCCAAACTCGCCTGCAAGAACTGCGTAGTACACAAACGGAACTGATTAACAACACTGCCCAAATTCAAAATCAAATCAAACAGACTGAAAATGCGATCGCCTCTTACCAATCACGTCTTGATGCTCTAGAGCAAATTATCGGTGCGGCTAAGCAGGAGCGTGATGCCTGTGAGCGATCGCTACGTGCTCAACAGCAACAGCAACAACAACAGGAATGGCAGTTACAAAAAAATCGCGAACGTCAGGTAGAACTAGAGCAACAGATTGCCCAGTTTACAGAACAACTTGAGCAAATTGAACTACCAGATATTGTTCCTGAAGTTCCTGAAGGCATGACTCTTGAGCAATTGCAATTAGAGCAACGTCGCTTACTCAAACGAATTCAGTCGATGGAACCCGTCAATATGATGGCGATCTCTGAATACGAAGCAACTTCTGAACGGCTAGAAGAACTCAGTAGTCGTCTGGAAACGCTCAATCAAGAACGGACTGAACTCTTAATTAGAATTGAGAACTTTACGACGCTGCGTCAACGAGCCTTTATGCAAGCCTTTGATGCCGTAAACGGACATTTCAAAGAAATCTTTGCGGAACTCTCCGATGGTGATGGCTATCTCCAATTAGAAAATCCCAATGCGCCACTCAGTGGTGGATTGACGCTTGTTGCTCACCCCAAAGGCAAGCAAGTACAACATCTCTCATCCATGTCTGGAGGCGAAAAATCCCTCACGGCGCTTAGTTTCATCTTCGCTCTCCAGCGCTATCGTCCATCCCCCTTCTATGCCTTTGACGAAGTGGATATGTTCCTCGATGGCGCAAACGTAGAACGTCTCTCAAAAATGGTACGCAAGCAAGCCAATCTCGCTCAATTCATCGTAGTCAGCCTTCGCCGCCCCATGATCGAAGCTTCAGAACGCACGATCGGGGTAACTCAAGCACGAGGCGAGCATACTCAAGTATTGGGCTTAGAACTGCGATCGAGTTGA
- a CDS encoding type II toxin-antitoxin system HicA family toxin, with protein sequence MPKKVRELKQILRKEGFVELDGKGSHTNWIHPLYSGKLTVSGKDGDDAKRYLEKAVEEALMEIRRNKRNE encoded by the coding sequence ATGCCTAAAAAGGTAAGAGAGCTAAAGCAAATTTTAAGGAAAGAGGGCTTTGTAGAGCTTGATGGCAAAGGCAGCCATACTAACTGGATTCATCCTTTGTATAGTGGTAAACTAACGGTATCAGGTAAAGATGGAGATGATGCAAAACGTTATTTAGAAAAGGCTGTAGAAGAAGCTTTAATGGAAATAAGAAGGAATAAGAGAAATGAATAG
- a CDS encoding type II toxin-antitoxin system HicB family antitoxin, translating into MNSLKYQMIIQWSNEDDCFLVGFPDFPNQKWRSHGDTYEEAFHNGLEALEALIIAYKTSGERLPEPRTISQVA; encoded by the coding sequence ATGAATAGCCTTAAATACCAAATGATTATCCAGTGGTCAAATGAAGATGACTGTTTTTTAGTTGGCTTTCCTGATTTCCCCAACCAAAAATGGCGATCGCATGGCGATACCTATGAAGAAGCTTTTCATAATGGGCTTGAAGCTCTAGAGGCTTTGATTATAGCTTACAAAACCTCAGGTGAAAGATTACCAGAGCCAAGAACAATTAGTCAGGTTGCATAA
- the radA gene encoding DNA repair protein RadA — MAKAKSRYVCNNCGEDFPQMYGKCPACSSWGTLQEELIPVISTNTNAIATFSHLSTAKSTGKAKPRESLTLSQITDNDQARSPSGYEELDRVLGGGIVAGSLVLIGGEPGIGKSTLLLGMAQKLMSRYPTLYVCAEESAQQVKLRSQRLGILEENSDALYLLAETDLETVLRELQSLRPKVAVIDSIQALYFSNLNAAPGSVSQVRECTAALMRVAKRENISLFIVGHVTKEGSIAGPKVLEHMVDTVLYFEGDRFATHRLLRSVKNRFGATQEIGVFEMIDRGLREVSNPSELFLGNRDESVPGTATIVACEGTRPIVVELQALVSPTSYSSPRRTTTGIETNRFLQILAVLEKRIGIPLSKLDAYVAAAGGLNVAEPAVDLGVAIAVAASFRDRTVDPRTVMIGEVGLGGQVRPVSQLDMRLKEAAKLGFKRAIIPSMQVMQNYGMEIVPVTKVLDAIVAALPRTKFEVATSSDESYAT; from the coding sequence ATGGCAAAAGCAAAAAGTCGATATGTATGTAATAACTGCGGTGAAGACTTCCCGCAGATGTATGGGAAATGTCCCGCTTGCTCCAGTTGGGGAACATTGCAAGAAGAACTAATTCCTGTCATCTCCACAAATACCAATGCGATCGCTACATTCTCGCATCTCAGTACAGCCAAATCTACAGGTAAGGCAAAACCTAGAGAATCCTTAACCCTCTCGCAAATTACCGACAACGACCAAGCGAGATCGCCTTCTGGTTATGAAGAACTCGATCGCGTATTGGGTGGAGGCATTGTCGCAGGTTCCCTTGTGCTGATTGGTGGTGAACCGGGGATTGGCAAAAGTACGCTATTGCTGGGCATGGCGCAAAAATTGATGAGCCGCTATCCCACGCTCTATGTCTGTGCCGAGGAGTCAGCGCAACAGGTAAAACTGCGATCGCAACGATTGGGAATCTTAGAAGAGAATTCTGATGCTCTCTATTTGTTAGCGGAAACGGATTTAGAAACAGTCTTGAGAGAATTGCAATCTCTTCGCCCCAAGGTTGCTGTAATTGATAGTATTCAAGCACTCTACTTCTCCAACTTAAATGCTGCCCCCGGTTCTGTTTCCCAAGTACGGGAATGTACGGCGGCGTTGATGCGTGTGGCTAAGCGCGAGAATATCTCACTATTTATCGTTGGTCATGTCACGAAGGAAGGCTCGATCGCGGGACCAAAGGTTTTAGAACATATGGTCGATACGGTTCTTTATTTTGAAGGCGATCGCTTTGCAACTCACAGGTTATTGCGATCGGTCAAAAATCGCTTTGGCGCAACGCAGGAAATCGGCGTATTTGAAATGATCGATCGTGGCTTGCGTGAAGTTTCTAATCCTTCGGAATTATTTCTCGGCAATCGCGATGAATCTGTGCCCGGAACTGCCACGATTGTAGCCTGTGAGGGAACGCGCCCGATTGTGGTGGAGTTACAAGCCCTCGTCAGTCCTACCAGTTATTCCTCGCCTCGCCGCACGACAACGGGTATCGAGACTAATCGCTTTCTACAAATTCTTGCCGTTTTGGAAAAAAGAATTGGGATTCCCTTATCAAAACTCGATGCCTATGTAGCGGCGGCGGGTGGTTTGAATGTGGCGGAACCTGCGGTGGATTTGGGAGTAGCGATCGCAGTGGCGGCAAGTTTTCGCGATCGCACAGTCGATCCGCGCACAGTGATGATTGGTGAAGTGGGTTTGGGCGGACAGGTGCGCCCCGTATCGCAATTAGATATGCGATTAAAGGAAGCGGCGAAGTTAGGCTTTAAACGGGCGATTATTCCTAGTATGCAGGTGATGCAAAATTACGGCATGGAAATAGTGCCTGTAACTAAGGTATTAGATGCGATCGTGGCAGCTTTACCGCGCACCAAGTTTGAAGTTGCCACGTCAAGTGATGAATCTTATGCAACCTGA
- a CDS encoding XisI protein encodes MDNRLKYQSIIKSVLQSHADYRATLPDGYSSQVVFDDERGQYLVLDVGWSGNKYLHATPIHLCLIVDKVWVQCDDTEEGIATDLVEAGIPKEDIVLGFRYPKIREYTGFAIA; translated from the coding sequence ATGGATAACCGATTAAAATATCAAAGCATCATTAAGAGTGTTCTCCAAAGTCATGCTGACTATCGTGCTACTTTGCCTGATGGTTATTCCTCTCAAGTTGTGTTTGATGATGAACGAGGACAGTACCTAGTTTTAGATGTTGGCTGGAGTGGCAATAAGTATCTCCATGCAACACCAATTCACCTTTGTTTGATTGTGGATAAAGTCTGGGTTCAATGTGATGATACTGAGGAAGGTATAGCTACTGATTTAGTGGAAGCAGGTATTCCCAAAGAAGATATAGTACTCGGCTTTCGTTATCCTAAGATACGCGAGTATACTGGGTTTGCTATAGCTTAA
- a CDS encoding DUF3696 domain-containing protein — MRIHRLALKNFKCFKEVDVSFSKITLLTGENSSGKSSLIYGILAPLQSVKMFGNSFPLYLSLNGDFVNMGGGEDVSFNHNINTKIGININLTTDFETFIFDTYWGFDTKSKYPVINSLKMSSRLEQIEIAKESNGDYVANLNLKRGAVVNSVNLRTKNVDDITERVYDTYPINDAFCDSFYNSLDEQFSFISSFRLYPDRTYYQSKSSGKVDKFGVGYIDQILDWNDNQSEELYSLVLLLKTLKILHDIKTHKLSGGRFEIKVKVKSKSKWESLADVGFGISQFLPIIVADLQLSDDSTLIMSQPEIHLHPSVQANLGNYLVKQVKERNKNYIVETHSEYLLNRMRLLIVKGEIKPEDVAVYYFENSIKDGSIAHRIEFTKDGQILNAPRGFFETYMIDTMDIALNA, encoded by the coding sequence ATGCGAATTCATCGATTAGCTCTAAAAAACTTTAAATGCTTTAAAGAAGTAGATGTTTCCTTCTCAAAAATAACTTTGCTTACAGGTGAAAACAGCAGTGGTAAAAGCTCTCTGATATACGGAATATTGGCTCCTCTTCAAAGTGTAAAAATGTTTGGCAACTCTTTCCCTTTATATCTATCTCTTAATGGAGATTTTGTAAATATGGGTGGGGGAGAAGATGTATCGTTTAATCATAATATAAATACTAAAATAGGAATAAATATAAATCTGACAACTGACTTTGAAACATTTATATTTGATACTTACTGGGGGTTTGATACAAAAAGCAAATATCCAGTTATAAACAGTTTGAAAATGTCATCTAGATTAGAACAAATAGAAATAGCTAAGGAATCTAACGGTGATTATGTTGCGAACTTAAATCTAAAAAGAGGTGCTGTAGTAAATTCAGTAAACTTACGAACTAAAAATGTAGACGATATAACAGAGAGAGTTTATGATACATACCCAATAAATGACGCATTCTGCGATAGCTTTTACAATAGTTTAGATGAGCAATTTAGTTTTATAAGCTCTTTTAGATTATATCCAGATCGCACATACTATCAGTCAAAGTCAAGTGGTAAAGTTGACAAATTTGGTGTTGGTTATATTGATCAAATTTTAGATTGGAATGATAACCAATCAGAAGAATTATACAGTTTAGTTCTTCTGCTGAAAACTTTAAAAATATTGCATGATATTAAGACTCATAAATTGTCAGGCGGTAGATTTGAGATAAAAGTAAAGGTAAAAAGTAAGAGTAAGTGGGAGTCACTAGCTGATGTTGGCTTTGGAATTAGCCAGTTTTTACCGATTATTGTTGCTGATTTGCAGTTGTCAGATGATTCAACATTGATAATGTCTCAGCCAGAAATTCATTTGCATCCATCTGTACAAGCAAACTTAGGCAACTATTTAGTTAAGCAAGTTAAAGAGAGAAATAAAAACTATATTGTTGAAACTCATAGTGAATACTTACTTAATAGAATGAGATTGCTAATTGTCAAAGGAGAAATTAAACCTGAAGATGTAGCAGTGTATTATTTTGAAAACTCGATTAAAGATGGCAGTATTGCTCATCGAATTGAATTCACCAAAGATGGACAAATCTTAAATGCTCCGAGAGGATTTTTTGAGACATATATGATTGACACAATGGATATTGCTCTTAATGCTTGA
- a CDS encoding IS1 family transposase, with protein MECPHCQSEKVVKNGKDYHQDGKAIQNYLCKGCGKRFNERTGTAMSRLRTPASIVSYALKMRTEGMGIRASGRVLEKSHTSIMRWEQKLANQAQQWSPEAPVGGDVTIEGDEIYTRVGENLPPSESKGWTVVFIERNSRYWIEARVGIKTTELFAKATKTAWQWSKASQYIRWFSDGERRYAQQLWQMASVYLKATEVSREYGHRKVWRHGLEVAIKIKGSQGNRRVEWVKLEHPYTAISDKSDVHANHNEANNSALRRRCSAYRRRQNLYAKNTEGLQRAVTVQRLVHNWVRPHGGLGKNKTPVMAIGLYHRPISMLELLTLRGFTSLTP; from the coding sequence ATGGAATGTCCGCACTGCCAAAGCGAAAAGGTGGTCAAGAATGGCAAAGATTACCACCAAGACGGCAAAGCAATCCAAAATTATTTATGCAAAGGATGTGGCAAGCGATTCAACGAACGGACAGGAACAGCGATGTCAAGGCTAAGAACACCCGCAAGTATCGTGTCCTATGCCCTGAAGATGAGGACAGAGGGGATGGGAATCAGAGCAAGTGGGAGAGTGCTAGAGAAATCGCACACCAGCATCATGAGATGGGAGCAAAAACTGGCAAATCAAGCACAGCAATGGAGTCCAGAAGCCCCAGTAGGAGGAGATGTCACCATCGAAGGAGATGAAATTTATACTCGCGTAGGCGAGAACCTTCCCCCCAGTGAATCAAAAGGGTGGACAGTAGTATTTATCGAACGCAACAGTCGCTATTGGATTGAAGCAAGAGTAGGAATTAAAACCACTGAACTATTTGCAAAAGCAACAAAAACAGCATGGCAATGGTCAAAGGCAAGTCAATACATCCGATGGTTTAGCGATGGCGAAAGGAGATATGCCCAACAACTGTGGCAAATGGCAAGTGTCTACCTCAAAGCTACCGAAGTAAGTCGTGAGTATGGACATCGCAAGGTATGGCGACATGGATTAGAAGTGGCAATCAAAATCAAAGGTTCACAAGGTAATCGTCGTGTCGAATGGGTAAAGCTAGAACATCCCTATACAGCGATTAGCGACAAGAGTGACGTTCATGCTAATCACAATGAAGCAAACAACAGTGCATTGAGAAGGAGATGTAGCGCTTATCGCCGTAGACAAAACCTGTATGCGAAAAATACTGAAGGATTACAACGGGCTGTCACTGTGCAAAGATTGGTACACAACTGGGTAAGACCACATGGGGGCTTAGGCAAGAACAAGACTCCAGTTATGGCGATCGGGCTATATCATCGACCGATTTCGATGTTGGAGTTGCTGACATTACGAGGCTTTACTTCTCTCACGCCTTAA
- a CDS encoding metallophosphoesterase has product MSADAPRTLGWLRLVIISDTHNVDIPISLFPEGDLLIHAGDHTKNGLLAELTDAATWLRSLAARFTYGVVAIAGNHDKPLDVETWLQVAFLSHPEEQWSSELMTTAQNLFKDNEIDGLYTPMRLLQHSAEEIAGLKFFGSPYIGLTPRRQAMTQDNPLRYEGFARDPQRLMELYADIPSGLDVLITHSPPLGILDSSVQYGGVLREKPIAIGSVALRERLRGMLPDERPRLHIFGHEHDARGVFWDEELGILFVNAAAVNGDQSVIKQGGDYVMKECFRPWVIDIRVTP; this is encoded by the coding sequence GTGTCCGCTGATGCACCCCGTACTCTAGGATGGTTGCGGTTAGTGATCATTTCTGACACACATAATGTTGATATACCTATTTCTCTTTTCCCTGAAGGGGATTTGTTGATTCATGCAGGAGACCACACGAAGAATGGACTTCTTGCTGAGCTTACTGATGCAGCAACATGGCTACGTTCGCTAGCAGCTCGTTTCACCTATGGCGTTGTAGCGATCGCAGGAAATCATGACAAGCCACTAGACGTAGAGACATGGCTCCAAGTTGCCTTCCTTTCGCATCCAGAAGAGCAATGGAGCAGTGAATTGATGACTACTGCACAAAACTTGTTCAAGGACAACGAAATTGATGGTCTCTATACTCCCATGCGTCTACTTCAGCATTCTGCGGAAGAGATAGCAGGTTTGAAATTTTTTGGTTCACCATACATAGGTTTGACACCTCGCCGACAGGCAATGACTCAAGATAATCCTCTGCGTTATGAGGGTTTTGCTCGCGACCCTCAGCGTTTAATGGAACTTTACGCAGATATCCCCTCTGGACTGGATGTGCTAATCACCCATAGCCCACCCCTAGGAATTCTCGACTCCAGTGTGCAGTATGGTGGAGTTCTGCGGGAAAAGCCGATTGCGATTGGCAGTGTAGCTCTGCGAGAGCGTCTGCGAGGAATGCTCCCAGATGAGCGTCCCCGACTCCATATTTTTGGGCATGAGCATGACGCTAGAGGTGTATTTTGGGATGAGGAATTGGGGATTCTCTTTGTCAACGCAGCAGCAGTAAATGGAGATCAAAGCGTCATTAAGCAGGGAGGGGATTATGTCATGAAAGAATGCTTCCGTCCTTGGGTCATCGACATTAGAGTGACTCCCTAG
- a CDS encoding Uma2 family endonuclease, which yields MQATVTETEQEQEPQIHLWSISDYHQMIEAGVLDEDDRVELLEGKIVCMSPQRPFHAASVQRSSRLLFKLLGDRAEIRVQLPVTLGNDSEPEPDIAVVRFENHEYSFRHPEAPDIYLLIEVADWTISKDRKQKARIYGKNQVLEYWILDLQKRQVYVFRQPEDGSYREELILNSNDTLTMQAFPDVAIALEGLFAIAQN from the coding sequence ATGCAAGCAACTGTAACTGAAACAGAACAAGAACAAGAACCTCAAATTCATCTTTGGTCGATCTCGGACTATCACCAAATGATCGAGGCGGGAGTTTTGGATGAGGATGATCGCGTAGAACTGTTGGAAGGAAAAATTGTTTGTATGAGTCCACAGAGACCATTTCATGCGGCAAGTGTGCAACGTAGTAGTAGATTGCTATTTAAATTGCTAGGTGATCGCGCCGAAATTCGCGTACAGTTACCCGTGACATTAGGGAATGATTCTGAGCCAGAACCAGATATTGCTGTTGTCAGGTTTGAGAATCATGAATATTCCTTTAGACATCCTGAAGCCCCTGATATTTATCTGTTGATAGAAGTTGCTGATTGGACTATCTCAAAAGATCGCAAGCAAAAAGCGCGTATTTATGGCAAAAATCAAGTTTTAGAATATTGGATTCTCGATTTACAAAAGCGACAAGTTTACGTTTTTCGTCAGCCAGAGGATGGAAGCTATCGTGAAGAATTGATTTTGAATAGCAATGATACTTTGACTATGCAAGCTTTTCCTGATGTGGCGATCGCTTTAGAGGGTTTGTTTGCGATCGCACAAAACTAA
- a CDS encoding chlorophyll a/b-binding protein: MAEQTQTRTAFTKDERGILNNWAIEPKMYVDEQSDNRFGMTEYAELLNGRLAMVGITAIFIFEFVTGKGFLQILGF, from the coding sequence ATGGCTGAGCAAACTCAAACTCGTACTGCTTTTACTAAAGATGAGCGTGGGATTTTAAATAACTGGGCGATCGAACCCAAGATGTATGTTGATGAGCAAAGTGATAACCGCTTTGGGATGACAGAATATGCTGAACTGCTTAACGGTCGTTTGGCGATGGTGGGTATCACTGCTATTTTCATCTTTGAATTTGTAACTGGTAAAGGATTCTTACAAATTCTCGGTTTCTAA
- the rsmG gene encoding 16S rRNA (guanine(527)-N(7))-methyltransferase RsmG — translation MPHFSHLIEQWQSTLNWLPNPDQLAQFEKLYELVLEGNSKQNLTRITAPDDFWEKHLWDSLRGVFAFWDRENIKLIDIGTGAGFPGLPIAIAKPSWQVTLVDSKQKKVAFVQQTIQDLQLPNAIAQAGRVEELNQTSGYKKKYDLAVVRAVGKPDICASYCLPFLKRSGTAILYRGQWLPEESEQIDLFCEQQGLQVVKQDRFQTPLTEGIRHSVYLSPRSTSISNS, via the coding sequence ATGCCCCACTTTTCCCATTTAATTGAACAATGGCAATCTACCCTCAACTGGTTGCCAAACCCAGATCAACTCGCACAATTTGAAAAGCTCTACGAATTGGTTTTAGAGGGGAATAGTAAGCAAAACCTGACAAGAATTACAGCCCCTGACGATTTTTGGGAAAAGCATTTGTGGGACTCATTAAGAGGAGTTTTCGCTTTTTGGGATCGTGAAAATATTAAATTGATTGATATTGGTACAGGCGCGGGCTTTCCCGGACTACCGATCGCGATCGCCAAGCCATCATGGCAAGTCACCTTAGTCGATAGCAAGCAAAAAAAGGTTGCCTTTGTGCAACAAACGATCCAAGATTTGCAATTACCGAATGCGATCGCACAGGCAGGTCGCGTCGAAGAGCTTAACCAAACCTCTGGTTATAAGAAAAAATATGATTTAGCGGTTGTCCGAGCCGTAGGCAAGCCAGATATTTGCGCTAGCTACTGCCTGCCATTTCTCAAAAGAAGTGGCACAGCCATTCTCTACCGTGGTCAATGGCTACCCGAAGAAAGTGAGCAAATTGACTTGTTTTGTGAGCAGCAAGGACTGCAAGTGGTTAAGCAAGATCGTTTTCAAACCCCTCTGACTGAAGGTATCCGCCATAGCGTTTACCTTTCACCCCGTTCGACCTCCATCTCAAATTCATAG
- a CDS encoding DUF6761 family protein, protein MLQDAIAIRHYQKITDSLVEMSERGYRSTDEMRLFLDGYLSALRVTNAIEVHNIHRLEEEVIRFLYDTSNFESPYEFEMEVERGER, encoded by the coding sequence ATGCTTCAAGACGCGATCGCCATTCGTCATTATCAAAAGATTACAGACTCACTCGTAGAAATGTCAGAACGAGGCTATCGTTCGACGGACGAAATGAGACTCTTTTTAGACGGTTACTTATCGGCTCTGCGCGTTACTAATGCGATAGAAGTTCATAATATACATCGTCTCGAAGAAGAGGTAATCAGATTTCTGTATGATACTTCTAACTTTGAATCTCCCTATGAATTTGAGATGGAGGTCGAACGGGGTGAAAGGTAA